The Chloroflexota bacterium genome includes a window with the following:
- a CDS encoding FtsX-like permease family protein, with the protein MFLLALRNLRARPARTIFTALAIALGVSLIFAMRIVGVAIDAAAREARQGRLAGADLEVVAANGADFDLLLADDLAARPEVAAVGPALRKAEGREVENGETALGQPAATPNIGLQLLGVDHERTLIQYELIAGEFFSGPDALEVIVPASWAAQNGAGVGETVSLTTADKTQEYIVVGLLKERNLLGERPTAWMPLETMQAAFDVPSAITTVYLRLKPGHNREEAREAIQTALGPQYIVVSVTDTARPTTSLENALQFASVVLLLSGAFLIYNAFAITLNERRREIGQLRALGMTRAQVLAQTLAEALVTALLGATAGLPVGYGMARLLILTSTDIKTLTTVPVPLDGVLLAVGAGLVVTVLVTLNLAREAGRVSPLAALKASERVQLKAPRRWGGIAALVLLAVYPIAHVLTLNAIREASNFNTAGALSFAPLALLAGATLFGLPAGINFALWLFERILRLSSLRAGGITRGAGVAAQLALGSLARTRSRATLTTATLTIGLMTIVALSGVTTSAAGILATQGDALDFMNHDFSLARIFNTEVAARAQAEAGGDTVASAPPLPVSLKTDLEALSAEAEMYSMGSVTLPGYMYLGWAAAADMDMFREATAFQPQMGSWAEADQYFASGPAVTLPEIIARRNNLKPGNTIEIETLKGKVPFKVALVGGAFPLVTRQVGEAYFNSHPAIFFMDAHPGVDKEALEARLRDLARKHDLALTVDSLTAFNTTLESTLGASIALFAGLTSLSGLVAGLGLITTLFASVLERQRELGTLRALGMSRAQVRGLVVLEAGFLGFAGSLMGAVSGLVMSLALTPLALAAYSALVGVTVKLKGAPPLPWPVALTGLVLGPGISMLAALYPADRAANVNPAEAMRAEGSTGFLKPAAHLGPTGLRGLAARAPRAAKLSFSLGLVFVLTMALTTYFRVNYERRLLEDNMRSILQRGFDVVGFSTRTQLPAEVAELTPQILADLQKQADVQVETLAAQQGDSPYEFTLRYVFIADTGNKVLLASDAAYNGRVLTETFAVSGAAVVVQLTDWTGERAFEAAVPIENKSGKRLGIARFGLSAEPVDNVIRDIIQSSLLTMAAALAIAVILTIVITRRALAPMTQIADASRAVARGDLARRVPETRWDDVGQMARAFNEMVSGLNERERMRDLFGRYLSREVSEAVLAGRVTLGGERKTITCLYVDMRGSTSFAEKYQPEEVMSALNGYFEVIILATEAHGGIVNRFVGDEAVCLFGAPTNLRDHAERAVQAALSMREGLAYLNHKRSTLNLPTLKFGIGLNTGDVVAGATGSEERQEYTVIGDAMNLGARIQALNKEFPAHDILLSEFTVTALGPGAERYNFVDLGPVEIRGKSQPVRVLGLVGRGGK; encoded by the coding sequence ATGTTTCTCCTCGCCCTCCGCAACCTGCGCGCCCGCCCCGCCCGCACCATTTTCACCGCCCTGGCCATTGCGCTCGGAGTAAGCCTCATCTTCGCCATGCGCATCGTAGGCGTGGCGATTGACGCCGCCGCCCGCGAGGCCCGCCAGGGCCGGCTTGCGGGAGCCGACCTGGAAGTGGTAGCGGCCAACGGCGCGGATTTCGACCTCTTGCTGGCTGACGACCTTGCCGCTCGGCCCGAGGTTGCCGCCGTTGGCCCCGCGCTCCGCAAGGCTGAGGGGCGGGAGGTAGAGAACGGCGAAACGGCCCTCGGCCAGCCTGCTGCCACGCCTAACATCGGTCTGCAATTGTTGGGCGTTGACCACGAGCGCACGCTCATCCAATACGAACTCATCGCTGGAGAATTCTTCTCTGGGCCGGATGCACTGGAAGTTATCGTGCCGGCCTCGTGGGCCGCGCAAAACGGCGCGGGAGTAGGGGAAACGGTGTCTCTGACGACGGCTGACAAGACGCAGGAGTACATCGTCGTCGGCCTGCTCAAAGAGCGGAATCTGCTCGGCGAGCGGCCCACTGCGTGGATGCCTCTCGAAACCATGCAGGCCGCCTTTGACGTTCCAAGTGCGATCACTACCGTTTACCTGCGCCTCAAGCCGGGCCACAACCGCGAAGAGGCTCGCGAGGCTATTCAAACCGCGCTCGGCCCACAATATATTGTGGTCAGTGTGACCGACACTGCCCGACCGACCACGAGCCTGGAAAACGCTCTGCAGTTCGCAAGCGTCGTCTTGCTTCTCTCGGGCGCTTTCCTCATCTACAACGCCTTCGCCATCACCCTGAACGAGCGTCGCCGCGAAATCGGCCAACTGCGCGCGCTGGGCATGACGCGCGCGCAGGTGCTGGCGCAGACCCTCGCCGAGGCGCTGGTAACGGCTCTGCTCGGCGCGACGGCTGGACTTCCAGTAGGCTACGGGATGGCCCGTTTGCTTATCCTCACCTCCACCGACATCAAAACGCTGACCACCGTGCCGGTTCCGCTCGACGGAGTTCTGCTCGCAGTAGGGGCAGGCCTGGTTGTGACAGTGCTGGTCACGCTCAACCTCGCACGCGAGGCCGGGCGCGTATCGCCACTGGCGGCGCTGAAGGCGAGTGAGCGCGTTCAATTGAAAGCCCCCAGGCGGTGGGGAGGCATTGCCGCGCTGGTGTTGCTCGCCGTATACCCAATCGCGCATGTTCTCACCCTCAATGCCATCCGCGAGGCGTCGAACTTCAACACCGCCGGGGCGCTGTCCTTCGCGCCTCTGGCGTTACTTGCCGGAGCAACCCTGTTCGGCCTGCCCGCTGGCATTAACTTCGCGCTGTGGCTCTTTGAACGCATCCTTCGCTTGTCTTCCCTGCGGGCGGGAGGGATAACACGAGGCGCCGGGGTCGCGGCTCAACTCGCTCTCGGCAGTCTCGCCCGTACCCGCTCACGCGCTACGCTCACCACGGCTACGCTCACTATCGGCCTGATGACTATCGTCGCGCTCTCAGGCGTCACCACCTCGGCAGCAGGCATCCTGGCTACACAGGGCGATGCGCTGGACTTCATGAACCACGACTTCTCGCTGGCGCGCATCTTCAACACTGAGGTCGCCGCGCGGGCGCAGGCGGAGGCCGGCGGGGACACCGTTGCCAGCGCACCGCCTCTCCCGGTCTCGCTCAAAACGGATTTAGAGGCGCTCTCCGCCGAGGCCGAGATGTACAGCATGGGCTCGGTGACCCTCCCCGGTTACATGTACCTGGGCTGGGCCGCCGCCGCCGACATGGACATGTTTCGCGAGGCCACCGCTTTTCAGCCACAGATGGGTTCGTGGGCCGAGGCCGATCAATACTTCGCCTCCGGCCCGGCTGTTACCCTGCCTGAAATTATTGCCCGCCGCAACAACCTGAAGCCGGGCAACACCATTGAAATCGAAACGCTCAAGGGCAAAGTGCCGTTCAAGGTGGCGCTGGTCGGCGGCGCGTTTCCGCTTGTGACGCGCCAGGTGGGCGAAGCGTATTTCAATTCGCACCCTGCCATCTTCTTCATGGATGCGCATCCGGGTGTGGACAAAGAGGCGCTGGAAGCCAGACTCCGCGACCTCGCCCGCAAACATGACCTAGCTCTCACCGTTGACTCGCTGACGGCTTTCAACACCACACTCGAAAGCACCCTCGGCGCGTCCATCGCTCTCTTCGCCGGGCTGACCTCGCTCTCGGGCCTGGTGGCCGGGCTGGGCCTGATCACCACGCTCTTTGCCTCGGTGCTGGAACGCCAGCGCGAACTGGGCACGCTCCGCGCGCTCGGCATGAGCCGCGCGCAGGTGCGCGGTCTGGTGGTGCTGGAAGCCGGATTCTTGGGGTTTGCAGGCAGTCTCATGGGCGCGGTCTCGGGGTTGGTTATGAGTCTGGCTCTCACTCCACTGGCATTGGCGGCCTACTCGGCATTGGTCGGCGTGACTGTGAAGCTAAAAGGCGCGCCGCCTCTGCCGTGGCCGGTGGCCCTCACCGGATTGGTCCTCGGCCCGGGTATCTCCATGCTCGCCGCGCTCTACCCTGCCGACCGCGCGGCCAACGTCAACCCCGCCGAGGCCATGCGCGCCGAGGGTTCGACCGGTTTCCTGAAACCCGCCGCCCACCTCGGCCCCACCGGCCTGCGCGGCCTCGCCGCGCGCGCGCCGCGTGCCGCCAAGCTTTCATTCTCACTCGGCCTGGTCTTTGTCCTCACAATGGCGCTCACCACATATTTCCGCGTCAATTACGAACGCCGCCTGCTCGAAGACAACATGCGCTCTATCCTGCAACGCGGTTTTGATGTGGTCGGCTTCTCCACCCGCACCCAATTGCCTGCCGAGGTCGCCGAACTCACGCCGCAAATCCTGGCCGACTTGCAGAAACAGGCGGATGTGCAGGTGGAGACGCTCGCCGCTCAGCAGGGCGATTCACCCTATGAGTTCACCTTGCGCTACGTCTTCATCGCCGACACGGGCAACAAAGTCCTGCTGGCCAGCGACGCAGCCTACAACGGGCGTGTGTTAACTGAGACCTTCGCGGTGAGCGGCGCGGCGGTCGTCGTTCAACTCACGGATTGGACAGGCGAACGCGCCTTTGAGGCGGCTGTGCCGATTGAGAACAAGAGCGGGAAGCGGCTGGGCATCGCCCGCTTTGGTCTTTCGGCGGAGCCGGTGGACAACGTCATCCGCGACATCATCCAGAGTTCGCTTTTGACGATGGCCGCCGCCCTGGCCATCGCGGTGATTCTGACCATCGTCATCACCCGCCGCGCGCTGGCCCCGATGACACAGATTGCCGACGCCTCTCGCGCGGTGGCTCGCGGCGACCTCGCCCGGCGCGTCCCCGAAACGCGCTGGGATGACGTGGGCCAAATGGCCCGCGCCTTCAACGAAATGGTCAGCGGCCTGAACGAGCGCGAGCGGATGCGCGATTTGTTCGGGCGTTATCTCTCCCGCGAAGTGAGCGAAGCCGTCCTCGCCGGGCGCGTCACCCTCGGCGGGGAGCGCAAGACCATTACCTGCCTCTATGTGGATATGCGCGGCTCGACCTCCTTCGCCGAAAAATATCAACCCGAAGAAGTCATGTCCGCGCTCAACGGTTACTTTGAAGTCATCATCCTCGCCACTGAAGCCCACGGCGGCATCGTCAACCGTTTCGTCGGCGATGAAGCGGTGTGCCTCTTCGGCGCTCCCACCAACTTACGCGACCACGCCGAGCGGGCCGTGCAAGCCGCGCTCTCGATGCGCGAAGGCCTGGCCTATCTCAACCACAAACGCTCCACCTTGAACCTGCCAACGCTGAAATTTGGCATCGGCCTGAACACCGGTGACGTCGTGGCCGGAGCCACCGGCTCCGAAGAGCGGCAGGAGTACACCGTCATCGGCGATGCGATGAACCTCGGGGCGCGCATTCAGGCCTTGAACAAAGAGTTTCCTGCTCACGACATCCTGCTCAGCGAGTTCACCGTTACCGCGCTGGGGCCGGGCGCAGAGCGATATAATTTTGTAGACTTGGGGCCGGTGGAGATTCGGGGCAAGAGCCAGCCGGTGCGGGTGTTGGGGTTAGTGGGGAGAGGGGGGAAATGA
- a CDS encoding FtsX-like permease family protein, translated as MFLLALRNLRARTGRTLFTAFAIALGVALIFAGRIVGVATDEVNRQARVSRLAGADLEVSHSTRVNFSMRLMSELLAQPEVEATAPLLRARLADSDLTLLGVDVAQPLRPYELVAGAFFTSPTAEEILLPLGWAAQNGLGVGNTLPLTLLGQTRNYMVIGLLKEDGLPGGLPAAWLPIQTLQTALAAPDETTTILVKLQPNTPTASARESLQAALGTAYVVSSVETGVIDGDVVQQALTGAAIPFAGVVILLAGAFFIYNAFAITLAERTREIGQLRALGMTRGQVLRLTLTEALLVALAGSLVGLLLGFGLGAVIAQQAGAADVGVPLDGVLLAVGMGVGVTVGVVFNLARQAGRVSPLAALSATMGTSDTGRGSRWAGVGAVLCLILFGLAHWRMLNYWRDSTTAISWFTFFPPLILGGAVLFALPLFTRAALWLGGRMSARWSASTRLALHTLARQPGRAALTTVTLTISLMLVIFLAGITQGIAASFVENYASVFAGYDFALGRTTNSNEVGPPLSPALQADVDTLAAKTEMLRYGSIPVADPNSYPFGVASPSPVYVGDPAFFNHARVFRAVEGSWDEAARYFAAGPAIAIPEIAARVYHLHPGDKLPIDTPEGKVSFTVAVVSNAFILTAEDGARYFHVHPTLFFFRIPPGAEAEAVRAQARTIATTHKLQFLDDLDSFISSFLDTFLGSILALFGGLTSISGIVAALGIANTLIASVLERQRELGTLRALGFTRGQVRGLVVIEAGLLGFIGSLIGVLGGLAMGVAAQQLLNAQFTTAGFVPPSGLPLPWGMAAFALVAGPALSVLVALWPADRAASVNPADAMRAEGSTGFLKPAKHLGPTGLRGLVARLPLAAKLSFTTGLIIVVTIAALTALRVNYERQLIEDNIRAIFARATELMVDSSKSQLSADVTELTPAVVKVMSEQSGASADSLNQLFQGGNSPYDFTLRYAFITDDHYKVLSSSRAEYNNTTLTNTVSLAGSASSVRLTDWTGERAFEAVVAITNQGERQLGYAIIGLSTEPVDNITRDIVRGSVGMMAVALAGAILLTVFFTRRALAPLAQIAEASHAVARGDLSQRIPETRWDEVGRVARSFNEMVGGLNDRERMRDLFGRYLSREVSEAVLAGRVTFKGERKTITCLYVDMRGSTAFAEQHAPEEVMEALNQYFEVVVLAVEAHGGIVNRFVGDEAVCLFGAPTSLRDHADHALQAALSMREGLAYLNQKRTTLNLPTLKFGIGLNTGEVVAGATGSEERQEYTVIGDAMNLGARIQALNKEFPAHDILLSEFTHAALGPKADDYVLADLGPVEIRGKSQPVRVLGLVGSSP; from the coding sequence ATGTTCCTCTTAGCCCTCCGCAACCTCCGCGCCCGCACCGGGCGCACCCTCTTCACCGCCTTCGCCATCGCGCTCGGCGTGGCGCTCATCTTCGCCGGGCGCATCGTGGGCGTCGCCACCGACGAAGTGAACCGGCAGGCGCGCGTCAGCCGCCTCGCGGGCGCGGATTTGGAAGTCTCGCACAGCACCCGCGTCAACTTCAGCATGCGGCTCATGAGCGAGTTGTTGGCCCAGCCCGAAGTCGAAGCCACCGCACCGCTCTTGCGCGCTCGCCTCGCCGACTCCGACCTCACCCTCCTCGGCGTGGATGTGGCGCAACCCTTGCGCCCGTATGAACTGGTTGCGGGCGCGTTTTTCACCTCGCCCACCGCCGAAGAAATTCTTTTGCCCCTCGGCTGGGCCGCGCAAAACGGCTTGGGCGTGGGCAACACCCTGCCGCTGACCCTGCTCGGTCAAACTCGCAACTACATGGTGATTGGTTTGCTGAAAGAAGATGGCTTACCCGGCGGCCTGCCCGCCGCATGGCTTCCCATCCAAACCCTGCAAACCGCGCTCGCCGCGCCCGACGAAACCACCACCATCCTTGTGAAGTTACAGCCCAACACGCCCACGGCCTCGGCGCGTGAATCTTTGCAAGCCGCGCTCGGCACGGCCTATGTTGTATCGAGTGTCGAAACGGGTGTGATAGATGGCGATGTGGTTCAGCAAGCCCTCACGGGTGCCGCCATACCGTTCGCAGGCGTAGTGATTCTGCTGGCGGGCGCATTCTTCATCTACAACGCCTTCGCCATCACGCTCGCGGAGCGCACGCGCGAAATCGGCCAACTGCGCGCCTTGGGCATGACACGCGGGCAAGTGTTGCGGCTCACCCTCACCGAAGCCTTGCTGGTGGCGCTCGCGGGTTCGCTCGTCGGCTTGCTCCTCGGTTTCGGGCTTGGTGCGGTCATTGCACAACAAGCAGGCGCGGCGGATGTGGGCGTGCCGCTGGATGGCGTTTTGCTGGCGGTGGGGATGGGCGTGGGCGTGACAGTGGGCGTGGTGTTCAATCTTGCGCGGCAGGCCGGGCGTGTGTCGCCGCTGGCGGCGTTGAGCGCGACGATGGGAACGAGTGACACTGGACGCGGTTCGCGTTGGGCCGGAGTCGGCGCAGTGCTATGCTTGATTCTCTTCGGCCTCGCCCACTGGCGGATGCTGAATTACTGGCGTGATTCAACCACGGCCATATCTTGGTTCACGTTCTTCCCGCCGCTAATCTTGGGCGGCGCGGTGTTGTTCGCCCTGCCACTGTTTACCCGCGCCGCGTTGTGGCTCGGCGGGCGCATGAGCGCGCGTTGGAGCGCGAGCACGCGCCTCGCTCTACACACCCTCGCGCGGCAACCCGGGCGCGCCGCCCTCACTACCGTCACGCTCACCATCAGCCTCATGCTGGTGATTTTCCTCGCCGGCATCACGCAAGGCATTGCGGCCTCGTTTGTCGAAAATTACGCCTCGGTCTTTGCAGGTTACGATTTCGCGCTTGGCCGCACGACCAACTCCAACGAGGTTGGCCCGCCGCTCTCGCCCGCCCTGCAAGCCGATGTGGACACGCTGGCCGCTAAGACCGAGATGTTGCGTTACGGCTCCATTCCCGTAGCTGACCCGAACAGCTACCCGTTTGGCGTGGCTTCGCCTTCTCCGGTCTACGTGGGCGACCCCGCCTTCTTCAATCACGCACGCGTGTTCCGCGCCGTGGAAGGTTCGTGGGACGAAGCCGCGCGTTACTTTGCGGCTGGCCCCGCCATCGCCATCCCCGAAATCGCCGCGCGCGTCTACCACTTGCATCCCGGCGATAAGTTGCCGATTGATACCCCCGAAGGCAAAGTATCCTTCACCGTTGCCGTCGTCTCCAACGCCTTCATCCTCACCGCCGAAGATGGCGCGCGCTATTTCCATGTTCATCCCACACTGTTCTTTTTCCGCATCCCGCCCGGCGCAGAGGCCGAGGCCGTGCGCGCCCAAGCGCGCACCATTGCCACCACGCACAAGCTTCAATTTCTTGACGACCTCGACTCGTTCATCTCCAGTTTTCTCGACACCTTCCTCGGCTCGATATTGGCGTTGTTCGGCGGCCTCACGTCTATCTCAGGCATCGTAGCCGCCCTCGGCATCGCCAACACCCTCATCGCCTCGGTGCTGGAACGTCAACGCGAACTTGGCACATTACGCGCGCTCGGCTTCACGCGCGGGCAGGTGCGCGGCCTCGTCGTTATCGAAGCGGGCTTGCTCGGCTTCATCGGTTCGCTCATCGGCGTGTTGGGTGGATTAGCGATGGGCGTGGCCGCGCAACAACTCCTCAATGCCCAATTTACTACGGCGGGATTCGTGCCGCCCAGCGGCTTGCCCCTCCCGTGGGGGATGGCGGCCTTCGCGCTGGTCGCCGGCCCGGCGCTCTCGGTGTTAGTCGCGCTCTGGCCCGCCGACCGCGCGGCCTCGGTGAACCCGGCGGACGCCATGCGCGCCGAAGGCTCAACGGGATTCTTGAAACCGGCCAAGCACCTCGGCCCCACCGGATTGCGCGGCCTCGTCGCGCGCCTGCCCCTCGCCGCCAAGCTCTCCTTCACCACCGGCCTCATCATCGTCGTCACCATCGCCGCGCTCACGGCATTGCGCGTCAACTACGAGCGCCAACTCATCGAAGACAACATCCGCGCCATCTTTGCCCGCGCCACCGAGTTAATGGTGGACTCCAGCAAAAGCCAACTCTCCGCTGACGTCACCGAACTCACGCCCGCCGTGGTCAAAGTGATGTCCGAGCAATCCGGAGCCTCGGCTGATTCGCTCAACCAGCTCTTTCAAGGCGGCAACTCGCCCTACGATTTCACACTCCGCTATGCCTTCATCACCGACGACCACTACAAAGTGCTCTCCAGCAGTCGCGCCGAATACAACAACACCACGCTTACCAACACCGTGTCCCTCGCTGGCTCCGCCTCCAGTGTGCGCCTCACCGATTGGACTGGCGAGCGCGCCTTTGAAGCCGTAGTGGCGATTACAAATCAGGGCGAGCGGCAACTGGGCTATGCGATAATCGGCCTCTCAACCGAACCGGTGGACAACATCACCCGCGACATCGTGCGCGGCTCGGTGGGGATGATGGCCGTCGCCCTCGCCGGCGCCATCCTGCTCACCGTCTTCTTCACCCGTCGCGCCCTCGCGCCGTTGGCTCAAATTGCAGAAGCCTCGCACGCGGTGGCGCGGGGCGACCTCAGCCAACGCATCCCCGAAACCCGCTGGGATGAAGTGGGGCGTGTCGCGCGCTCGTTCAACGAAATGGTCGGCGGCCTCAACGACCGCGAGCGGATGCGCGACCTCTTCGGGCGCTATTTGAGCCGCGAAGTGAGCGAAGCCGTTCTTGCCGGGCGGGTCACGTTCAAGGGCGAGCGCAAGACCATCACCTGCCTGTACGTGGACATGCGCGGCTCGACGGCCTTTGCCGAGCAACACGCGCCGGAAGAGGTGATGGAGGCCCTCAACCAGTATTTCGAAGTCGTCGTTCTGGCCGTCGAGGCCCACGGTGGCATCGTCAATCGCTTCGTCGGCGACGAGGCGGTGTGCCTCTTCGGTGCGCCGACCAGCTTACGCGACCACGCCGACCACGCTCTGCAAGCCGCGCTCTCGATGCGTGAAGGGCTAGCTTACCTGAATCAGAAGCGTACCACCTTGAACCTGCCAACGTTGAAATTCGGTATTGGCCTGAACACGGGCGAGGTGGTGGCCGGAGCGACCGGCTCTGAAGAGCGGCAGGAGTACACCGTCATCGGCGATGCGATGAACCTCGGGGCGCGCATTCAGGCCTTGAACAAAGAGTTTCCTGCTCACGACATCCTGCTCAGCGAGTTCACCCATGCCGCGCTAGGGCCGAAGGCCGACGATTACGTTCTTGCCGATTTGGGGCCGGTGGAGATTCGGGGCAAGAGCCAGCCGGTTCGGGTGCTTGGGCTGGTGGGTAGTAGCCCATGA
- a CDS encoding ABC transporter ATP-binding protein: MSVLEANQVKKQYQMGEVTVSALDSVNVVVNKGEFVAIMGPSGSGKSTLLHLLGGLDNPSDGEITLAGQPLSRLSDNEITVVRRRKVGFIFQFYNLLPTLTAEENVGLPLLIDGQSLDKHKAKIEKLLGLVGLADRKHHKPDQLSGGQQQRVAIARAFVNDPEIVLADEPTGNLDSKSGTAILELLRRTCVELGATIVMVTHDPRAASYADRVIFLKDGQIVRELKNGTVAHNIQPIMDVMAGLEL, translated from the coding sequence ATGTCCGTTCTCGAAGCAAATCAAGTGAAGAAGCAGTATCAAATGGGCGAAGTAACGGTGAGCGCCCTCGACAGCGTCAACGTCGTCGTCAACAAAGGCGAGTTCGTCGCCATCATGGGGCCGAGCGGCTCCGGCAAATCCACCCTGCTCCACCTGCTCGGCGGGCTGGACAACCCCAGCGACGGCGAGATTACATTAGCCGGGCAACCCCTGTCACGTCTCAGTGACAACGAGATAACGGTAGTGCGCCGCCGCAAAGTGGGCTTCATCTTCCAGTTCTACAACCTGCTTCCCACTCTCACCGCCGAAGAAAACGTCGGTCTGCCTCTGCTCATTGACGGCCAGAGCCTCGACAAGCACAAAGCCAAGATCGAAAAACTGCTGGGCCTCGTCGGGCTGGCCGACCGCAAACATCACAAACCCGATCAACTCTCCGGCGGCCAGCAACAACGCGTCGCCATCGCCCGCGCCTTCGTCAATGACCCGGAGATTGTGCTGGCCGACGAGCCAACCGGCAATTTGGATTCCAAATCCGGCACAGCCATCCTCGAGCTTCTGCGCCGGACATGCGTCGAACTTGGCGCTACAATTGTCATGGTCACCCACGACCCGCGCGCCGCTTCTTACGCCGATCGGGTGATCTTCCTGAAAGACGGCCAGATCGTGCGCGAGTTGAAAAACGGAACCGTGGCCCACAACATCCAGCCCATCATGGACGTGATGGCCGGATTGGAACTGTAA
- a CDS encoding methyltransferase domain-containing protein — MDDTYSHYSPIVENYRRYRPRYPQQLVEWLKTECGLLPTHRVTDIGAGTGQLTELFLQNGNPVYAVEPNAEMRAAAAEHLRGYPGFTSLGATAEVTTLGSQSVDFIVVGNAFHWFNHAQVRPEFLRVLRPGGWVVLVWNLERNNGSPFAKAFEQFWQKHIDPAARFARLSERKRSDYITQFFGPANLKEKSLDNYQVCNFEALKGLTQSFLKAPQTDDPRYPAMLGELKAIFDQYQKAGTVTLEYDTAISYGQLLA; from the coding sequence ATGGATGACACTTACAGCCACTATTCGCCTATCGTCGAGAACTACCGCCGCTATCGGCCACGTTATCCGCAACAATTGGTGGAATGGCTGAAAACCGAATGCGGCCTCTTGCCCACTCACCGGGTGACCGATATCGGCGCCGGAACAGGCCAGTTGACCGAACTGTTCCTGCAGAATGGCAACCCCGTCTACGCGGTTGAACCCAATGCAGAAATGCGCGCGGCGGCGGCGGAACACTTGCGCGGCTATCCCGGATTCACCAGCCTCGGGGCCACCGCCGAAGTCACCACATTAGGTTCCCAGAGCGTGGATTTCATTGTAGTGGGGAACGCGTTTCATTGGTTCAACCACGCGCAAGTCCGCCCAGAATTTTTGCGCGTCCTTCGCCCGGGCGGATGGGTCGTTTTAGTCTGGAATTTAGAGCGGAACAATGGTTCGCCGTTTGCCAAAGCTTTTGAGCAGTTTTGGCAAAAGCATATTGACCCCGCCGCTCGTTTCGCTCGGCTCAGTGAACGCAAGCGTTCCGACTACATCACCCAGTTTTTTGGCCCCGCGAACCTCAAGGAAAAAAGTCTGGATAACTATCAAGTGTGCAATTTTGAGGCGCTAAAGGGGCTTACACAGTCTTTCCTCAAGGCCCCCCAAACAGATGATCCGCGTTATCCGGCGATGCTTGGTGAACTCAAGGCGATTTTCGATCAATATCAAAAAGCGGGGACGGTGACGCTGGAATACGACACCGCGATTTCCTATGGGCAGTTATTGGCCTGA
- the infA gene encoding translation initiation factor IF-1: MAGTNNKKEEKIVVEGTVIEALPSTQFTVELDNKHRVLAYLSGKMRKYYIRILLGDRVKVELSPYDLTRGRITFRFKQHGGQVVQEEVA; encoded by the coding sequence ATGGCAGGCACAAATAACAAGAAGGAAGAAAAAATAGTCGTGGAAGGCACGGTGATCGAAGCCCTGCCCAGCACCCAGTTCACGGTGGAATTGGACAACAAGCACCGGGTGCTGGCCTATCTCTCCGGCAAGATGCGCAAGTATTACATCCGCATTCTGCTGGGCGACCGGGTGAAGGTGGAGCTTTCGCCTTATGATCTCACTCGTGGCCGGATCACGTTCCGCTTCAAGCAACATGGCGGCCAGGTGGTGCAGGAAGAAGTGGCATAG